ACGGCGACGTGTTTCGGCGGGTAGAGGCTCACGGGTTCCTCGCCCGCCGACGTCGACGGGATCGCGAGCGTTCCGTACTCCGCGATCGCGAACCGGGCCGGCGTCACGCCCGTTCTCGCCGACGCGAGCGAGTCGGGGGTCGGATCGGTGTCGACGGCCGTCGCCTCGAGCGCGCCCGGCGCGAACGGGAGCGGGGCGCCGACCGCGGGTTCGTCGATCACCCGCGCGACGTGGTCGGGGAGATCCGCGGCGGTCGCGGACGACGTGGTGACCGCGAGCGACTCGAGGGCCTCGGTCAATCGCTGTCGTGTCTGGCTGCCCATCTAGTACGGTGTTTGTGAGTCACACACCATACGTCCATCGTCGGGCGGTAGCGCTTGCCACCAGCCGCCCGCCGACCGCCGGCCGAAAGTACGTCGACGTAGAACGGTCCGTTCGCGGCGTGTCCTCGAGTGACATAGATTTACGTAGTGTTCGTGCTTCGGTTGGCGTGTCGCATGAGAAGAACTCACACGACGCGCCGACCGCTTCGACGAGTCCGGCCGAGTGCGGGCCGGGAGGAACGACCGTGACCGAACTGACGGACGAGGAACTCGAGTACCCCGCCGAATCGTGGACCGGATTCTTCAGGAACCACTTCGGGCCGTCGATGCTGTGGGCGCTGATCAGCATCGGCGGGAGCCACATCATCCTCGCACCCACGCTGGGAGGCTTCTTCGGCATCTTCGCGGTGTGGATCTTCCTGTTGATCTACGTCGCGAAGTACGGCGGCTGGGAACTGGGCATCCGGTACACCTACGGCGTCGGCGGCAACCCCGTCGAAGCCTACGGCGACCTCCCCGGACCGAAGAACTGGGCGATGTGGATCTCCGTGTTCATTTTTACCGTTCTCTACACGGGGATTACGGCCGCCGTCGGCTTCGGAACGGCCGCACTCGCAGCGGCGCTGACGCCGCTGGAGCCGCTGTCGGCGTACGTGATCCTGCTCGCCATCGCCGTCGTGCTCGTGCTGTTCTCGCGGTACGGCCTGCTCGAGAACATCCTCAAGGTGTTCACCGCGATTCTCGGCGGACTCATCGTCCTCGGCGTGCTGTTCGGGCCGCCGTCGACCGACGTGATCGCCGAGACTGCGACGGGGCTGCCCGAGGGGACCTCGCTCGCGCTGTTCGTCGGACTGTTCGCCGCCGCCGCCGGCTTCGCGCCAACTGGCCACAGCACCAGCATCCTGATCGGTAGCTGGTCGATGGCCAAGGACGAAGGGGCCCAGGCGCTTCGCAAGAAGGGAGTCGATCCCGACAACGAGCGCTACCACGACTACATCGCGGCCTGGATCAAGACCGGGCGCCGGGACTTCAACATCGGCTACGCGTTCAGTCTCGTGATCATGCTCAGCATGGTCGTTCTCGCGGCGAACGTCCTGTATCCGAACCCGCCGACCGACGAGAACCTCGCGTTCGTCCTCGGCGAGATCCTCAGCGACTCGTTCGGTCCGTGGTCGTTCTGGGCGATGCTCCTCTGCGCCTTCGCCGCGCTGTACTCGACGGTGATCACGCTCCTCGACGGCGCCTCGCGGGCGACGGCGGACATCCTGCCGCTGGCGCTCGAGAACGACGACCTCGACGGCGAGCGCATCCGCCGGTTCGTCGTCGTCGGAATAGGCATCGGGAGTCTGATCCCGATCGCCGTCATCGGCACCCTGCCGGTGACGCTCATCCTCTGGATCTCGGTGATCCTCGTCATCTTCGAGGTGTTCTTCTACCCGGCGAACTGGTACGTCGTCGAGCGCCGCCTTCCCGAGGCGTTTCGGCCGTCGACGACGTGGAAGCTCTACTACGTGGTCACGATCGTTCTGGTCGTGATCTTCGCGATTATGGGCGCAGCCGAGGAGCTCGGAATCCTCGGCGCGTGAGCGCGGGGGCGACTCGAGTCTCCCGCGGAACGTCCATCTCGACATATAATGCACCGAGTTGTTCGTCCGAAAAGTCATGTTCCTGGAGTGTAAACGGAGGGGGTGATGACTGCGGACTCGAACCCCGACGGGACCCTGTTCGACCTCTACCGCCGCTATATCGGCGAACCGGAGAACCGGACGGACGTCTACGGCGGATTCGGACTGTTCGTCGGTGGAATCGCCCTCGCGCTCCTCGCGTTGACGCTGTTCGTCGTGGCGAATCGGTACGAGACGACCGCCGGGTCGCCCTACTGGTCGTGGGCGCAGGCTGCCTACGCGCTGGGAATGCTCTCCCTCCCGGTCACGATGATCGGCGTCGTCACCCTCCTGCCTGCAGAGCGTCGCGTTCGCGGCGTCTCCGCGGCCGGCGTCGCCGTGACCGTCGGCGCCGTCGTCGGCTTCGTCGCGGCGTACCCCTCGAACTGGAACAACTACGGCGCCGACTACACCCTCGCGGTCGTCGGCGGCTACGCCCTCGGACTTGCAGCCGTCACCGCCGCGACCGGCGCCGCCCTCATCGCTCACTACCTCGATATGGCGCGGGCGGTCGAGGCGGTGCCCGCCGAGGAGGAGGCTGCGGCCGAATCCTACTCCGACGAGGAGATCCGCGACGACATCGACGCCGCGATGGAGGGCGTCGAACTCTCGTGGGGCGGCGTCGAGAAGACCGAGCACAAGCGGCTGAGCTTCTCCGAACACCAGTTCGACGACGCCGACGTCAACGTCGAGGCGAAGACCACCCGCTCGAGCGGCGTCGACGCGCAGGTCGCCGGCCTCAAGGGATTGAAAGGCGGCGACACGAAGACGGCGACCTCGAGTTCGACCGTCGACGATCAGACGGCGAAACTGAAGGAACTCAGAGAAAAACAGCGCCTCGAGGAGGTCGCGACAGCTGATTCCGGAGGATTCGTCGCCAGCGCCAGGGTCCGCCTGAACGGCGTCGTAGAGGGGGTCCGAGCGGCGCTCAACCGACGGTAATTCGTCCGGTCGTTCGGGACATCATATATAGACAGTCCTATTTTTCACATAGTTTTATAATCCGGTAGATACCTTGCCCGAATATGGCTAAGGGCCTAGACGTCGGCACGATGAACATCCTGTCGGCACAACAGGACGGTAACGACACGGTATTCGTCCAGCAACGAAACTCATTCGTCGAGATCGAGTACTCGGATATGGCGGAGCAGATGCTCTCGCGGAGCGAAGTCCTCCACATTCGGAAGGACGACAAGGTGTACGTCGTCGGCGACGACGCGCTGAACTTCGCGAACATCTTCAACAAGGAGACCCGCCGCCCGATGAAACACGGGATCCTCTCGGCCGACGAGAAGAGCGCGATCCCGATGATGAAGCTCATCATCGAGCAGGTCGTCGGCGAACCCGCCTATCCGGACGAGAAGCTGTACTTCTCGACGCCCGCGGACCCGATCGACGACGATCTCTCGACGCTGTACCACCAGAAGACGATCGAGTCGTTCCTGAACGATATGGGCTACGACGCAGAACCCATCAACGAGGGGATGTCCGTCGTCTACTCCGAACTCGCGGACAACAACTTCACCGGACTCGGCATCAGCTTCGGTGCGGGGATGACGAACGTCTGTCTCTCCTACTACGCGGTGCCGGTCATGAAGTTCTCCGTCGCCCGCGGCGGCGACTGGGTCGACGAGCAGGCCGCCCGCGCGACGGGCACGCCCGTCGACAAGGTCACCTCGATCAAGGAGAACGACTTCGAACTCGACTTCACGACGGACGTCGGCGGCGTCGAAGGGGCGCTGTCGATCTACTACGAGAACTTACTCGACTACGTCATCGAGAACATCGTCGCGGAGGTCGACGAGGAGGACGTCGAGGAGGGTCTCGACGTGCCCGTCGTCGTCACCGGCGGCACCTCGAGCCCCAGCGGCTTCGAGGCGCTGTTCCGCGACCACCTGGAGGACGCGAACATTCCGTTCTCGATCAGCGGCGTCTCCCACGCCGGCGAGCCGCTGTACAGCGTCGCCCGGGGTGGCCTCGTCGCCGCCCGCTCGGACGAGGACGTCGAACACGAAGAAGAGGACGTCGAAGCGGCCGCCGCCGAGTAACCGAGCCGAACCCGCTTTTTTGCGTCGACGCCGACGGAGCCGCAGGCTCGAGTTACCGCTCGTAGAACCGCTCGAGCGCGTCCCGCCAGGACTCGAGTCTCGGCCGGTCGCTCTCGTGGTCGACGGGGACGTCCGCGAAGCCACAGCGACCGCAGGCGATCGTTTCGACCTCGCCCAGCTCGAGTCGCTCGAGCGCGGAGCCACAGCGCGGGCAGTCGTCCATAGTGGTATCTGTCATCGAGCGTTCTTAACTGTATGCGGTTGCGTCACCGACGGGCGCGGTCGTCGTCCACTCGCTCGCTTTCGGGCCCTCGGCCGAGGGAGAATTACTACTAAGCATTTGCTAAAGCTTTTGTATGCGGCATGTGTATGGGTTCGTAATGAGCGCGACTCTCCCCCCGAACGTGGACCGAACGATCGAACGCTGTCGGCCCGAAGACGTCACGCCGGTCCGACTCGAGGCCGACGCCCTGGAGTCGACGGCGCCGGAGTACCTGCGGGATTTAAAGCGCGAGCTGAACCGCAACGGGCTGTTCCCCGCCGGGCTGACCGTCGACGCCTGCTTCGACGAGGACTGCTCGCTCGACACCCAGCGCGAGGTCGACCGGATCCGGTCGTACGTGCGCGCGGGTGCGTTCCTCGGCGTCGGTTCGGTGACCGTCGAGGCCGAGGAGGTGGCGAACCCCGAGAAGGTCCGTCCCGCGCTGGCGGCCTGCGCCGAGCGGGCCGACCGCGAGGGGCTCGCCCTCGAACTCGACGCACCCATTAGTCTCGAGTCCTGAACCACCCTCGATGCCGTCACGGCGCACGATCGCCCGCCGCCTCGAGTCAGTCCGCGACTTCTCCGACCCGTCGGTTTCCTTAGAGCAGTATCTCACGCCGCCGGAGATCGCGGCTCACGTCTGTCACCTCGCCGCGATCCAGGGCGACCTCGAGCGCGTGGTCGATCTCGGCACGGGCACCGGAATGCTGGCGATCGGCGCCGCCCTCGCCGGCTCGACGTCGGTCGTCGGGGTCGACGTCGACGCGGACGCGCTCGCGCTGGCGCGGGAGAACGAACGCGCCGTCCTCGAGCGTCCCGAGATCGGCTGGCTCCGGGGAGACGCCACCCGGCTGCCGCTCTGTCCGGCGGACGGGATCACCGTGCTCTCGAATCCGCCGTTCGGCGCCCAGCGGGGCAACGAGGGCGCCGACCGGGCGTTCCTCGAGACAGCCGCCCGGGTCGCGACCGTCTCTTATACGATCCACAACGAGGGGAGCCAGGCGTTTCTCGAGTCCTTCGCGGCCGACCACGGCGGGGAGGTGACCCACGCCTTCCGCGCGGCGTTCCCGATCGAACGGCGCTTCGAGTTCCACACCGACGACTCCCGGACGCTCGCGGCCGAGGTCTTTCGCATCGAGTGGTCCGGCGATCGGCCGACGTAGCGGAGCCGTGGCGACTCATCTCCCATTGCTGTTCACCGGGTGAACAGCCGTCAGGGGGCGACAGATTTTCACGGGATAAGACGATGCAGGCCGCCATCTAACAGTTCACCCATCCTTCCGCGTCGAGCTGCCCGGTGTGTCGACCCACCGATGGGGCAGACGAAACGGAGGGTCGAAACCACGAAGAGGAAGCCATGAAACCGCCGATTCACACCGATGTAGCGGCCAGAGAACCGTTTCCCGACCAGCTAACACGGCGATCCGACCGGGGCTCATGAGTCGAACGACCCTCACTACTCGAGACGGAGCCACGGCCTCGCTTCCGGCGGCGGCCCTCGAGTCGTTTAGCGAGCAGCTACGGGGCTCACTCCTCACGCCCGAAGACCCGGGCTACGAAGAATCGACGCGCACCTGGAACGGGATGATCGAGAAGACGCCCGCCCTCGTCGTCCGGCCGACGGGAACGGCCGACGTCGTAGCCGCCGTGAACTTCGCCCGCGAACACGACCTCTTGCTTTCGGTCAAGGGAGGCGGCCACAACATCGCCGGGACGGCGCTGGCCGACGGCGGGCTTACCGTCGACCTCTCCGGACTCCGCGGCGTCGTCGTCGATCCCGACGAGCGAACGGCCATCGCCCAGGGGGGCTGTCAGCTCGGCGACCTCGACCGGGAGACGCAGCTCCACGGGCTTGCGACCTCCTGTGGCTTCGTCTCGGAGGTCGGGCTGGCGGGGCTGACCCTCGGTGGCGGCTTCGGCTATCTGACCCGCCGGTTCGGCTGGACGGTCGACGACCTCCTCGCGGTCGAGATCGTTACCGCCGACGGCGAGGTCCGCCGCGCCAGCCGCGAGGAGCACCCCGATCTCTTCTGGGCGGTTCGCGGTGCCGGTCACAACTTCGGCGTCGTCACCTCGTTTACGTTCCGACTCCACGAGGTCGGGCCGACCGTCTACGGCGGGCTCATCGCCTGGCCGTTCGAGCGGGCCGCGGAGATCCTCGCGGCCTATCGAGAGCTCACCGCCACCGCGCCCAGGGAGCTCACGGCGTTTCTGCTCATGCGCCGGGCACCGCCGGCCCCGTTCGTCCCTGAAGCGTGGCACGGCAGGCGGATCTGTGCGATGGCAGTTTGCTACAGCGGCGACCTGGCCGCCGTCGACGAGGCGCTGGCACCGATTCGGGCGCTTCCCGACCCCATCGTCGACGTGCTTCGAGAGCAGTCCTACACCGAGATCCAGTCCTACCTCGATGCGACCCAGCCGAAGGGGAACCACTACTACTGGAAGACCGAGTTCGCCGCCGAACTCGAGGACGACCTGCTGGCGACGATGCGGGAGTTAGCCGCGGACAACCCTATCCCGGGCGGCCAGTTGCTCTTCGCACACGTCGGCGGGGCGCTCAACGAGCGCGACGCCGACGATGGGTCCGTCGGCAACCGAGACGCCCGATTCGTCTACGGCGCAGCGGGCATGTGGGAGCCGGACGACCCGGACGGCGAACGGTACCGCGAGTGGGTTCGCGATGCGTGGAAGGGGTTCCATCCCTTCTCGACGGGTAACTACATCAACTTTCAGACCGCCGACGAGAGCCGGGGGCGAATCGAAGAGACGTACGGACGCAACTACGACCGACTCCTCGAGGCCAAGGGGCGATACGACCCGGCCAACGTGTTCCGGGTGAATCGGAACCTCCAGCCGACGTGAGCCGGTGCGGAGACGGTTCACCCTGACCCTCGACGCGGGGTCGAACGCGACACGGGCCGCTGTCCCCTCACCGCGACGATCAGTCGTAGCTCTCCGCGCTCGCAACCTCGACTCGCGTGCCGTCGTGGATCGCGTAGATCGCGTCGTCGTCGTACTCGAGTGTCAGCCCGTTCGCGTCGACGCTCTCGTTTTCGGCGGGTAGATCGACCATCGCCTCCTCGCCGTCGGCCGATGTGACCGCGAGGCGGAACTCACCTCCCTCGGAGTGTACCGTCACGTTTCGATCGGCGATCGTCGGATCGGCCTGCGATGCCTCGGACTCGTAGGCGAGCGACCGGTCGCCGTCGCCGACCCGTAGCCACACCTGGTAGACCGAGCTGTTGCCGGTCGCGGACCAGCCCTCGCGGTCGACGTGAACCGCCTCCCGCCAGCCGGGGCCGCCGACGTAGACGGTCGCGTCGCCGCTGTGTGCGAGCCGACTCGTCGTCGTCGCCTCCATCCAGATGTTTCGGTCGGCGCTCGAGACGATGACGCCGCTGGACTCGAGGCTCGTCGCGTTCTCGAACGGGCCGGCCTCGATGACCGGGACGAGCTGGTTCTCGGTGCCGTCCGTGTACTCGACGGTGTAGTCGCCGGCGGTAACCGCGCGCTCGGAGGTGTGCTCGCCGTCGACGACGAACAGGTTGACCGGAATCGCCGGTCCGGAGATCAGCGCGACGACGAGGACCACGACGACCAGCGCCGACGCCCGCCGGCCGGGCCACCGGTTGCTCGAGGCGGCGCGCGACCGGCGCGTGCCGCCGGCGATCGCCGCGATCCGTTCGAAGCGATCCCCGTCGGCGTCCCCGCCAGCGCCGGCGGCACCGAGCGAGAGCGAGCGCGTCGAGGGGAGCGGGCGGGGACGCCGAACCGTCCCCGATCCAGCGTCGGCGGGGTATCCGCGAATGCGCTCGAGCCACCGGCCGGGTCGGGGCGGACCGAGCGGCCGGTCCGACGCCGTTACCGCGAGCGTGAGCACCACCGCGAGGGCCGTGACGACGACGACGCCGGGACCCTGCAGGAGGATGTAGACGTTCTCGCCGCCGAACCAGTAGATCGCCCACAGCGACTTCGAGAACGCAAAGAAGAGCAGCGCGATCCACAGCGCCAGCGGGTCGGGGCGGTAGCCGCGGCGGTGGAAGACGACCGCGGCGAGGACGAACCCGAACAGGAAGCCGATCGCGTGTCCCTGGATGGCGATCGTCGCCCACGACGGCGGTCCCGGCGGGCTCGCGGTCGCCTCGTAGAACCGGATCGGCTGCTCGAGGGCGCGGTAGATCGTGAGGATCGTTCCGTGGGCGCCGAGCGTCGCGAGAACGGTCACGATCGGGT
Above is a genomic segment from Natrononativus amylolyticus containing:
- a CDS encoding DUF7139 domain-containing protein, coding for MTADSNPDGTLFDLYRRYIGEPENRTDVYGGFGLFVGGIALALLALTLFVVANRYETTAGSPYWSWAQAAYALGMLSLPVTMIGVVTLLPAERRVRGVSAAGVAVTVGAVVGFVAAYPSNWNNYGADYTLAVVGGYALGLAAVTAATGAALIAHYLDMARAVEAVPAEEEAAAESYSDEEIRDDIDAAMEGVELSWGGVEKTEHKRLSFSEHQFDDADVNVEAKTTRSSGVDAQVAGLKGLKGGDTKTATSSSTVDDQTAKLKELREKQRLEEVATADSGGFVASARVRLNGVVEGVRAALNRR
- a CDS encoding rhomboid family intramembrane serine protease is translated as MLSLTGGLALVIVATVLVSVGAIRLVDRSSRRWRDVLRARLVWGVPWGTLVVCTFVLCVYLFVQDGITDFRNPVTIPYRAWSYFSPLGMATSSFSHADSGHLIGNLTGALVVAPIAEYAWGHYPRSRESAPSWRTNPWVRALVVFPLVVIAVGLLTSLFAVGPVIGFSGVVFAFAGFAIVRYPIVTVLATLGAHGTILTIYRALEQPIRFYEATASPPGPPSWATIAIQGHAIGFLFGFVLAAVVFHRRGYRPDPLALWIALLFFAFSKSLWAIYWFGGENVYILLQGPGVVVVTALAVVLTLAVTASDRPLGPPRPGRWLERIRGYPADAGSGTVRRPRPLPSTRSLSLGAAGAGGDADGDRFERIAAIAGGTRRSRAASSNRWPGRRASALVVVVLVVALISGPAIPVNLFVVDGEHTSERAVTAGDYTVEYTDGTENQLVPVIEAGPFENATSLESSGVIVSSADRNIWMEATTTSRLAHSGDATVYVGGPGWREAVHVDREGWSATGNSSVYQVWLRVGDGDRSLAYESEASQADPTIADRNVTVHSEGGEFRLAVTSADGEEAMVDLPAENESVDANGLTLEYDDDAIYAIHDGTRVEVASAESYD
- a CDS encoding FAD-binding oxidoreductase — encoded protein: MSRTTLTTRDGATASLPAAALESFSEQLRGSLLTPEDPGYEESTRTWNGMIEKTPALVVRPTGTADVVAAVNFAREHDLLLSVKGGGHNIAGTALADGGLTVDLSGLRGVVVDPDERTAIAQGGCQLGDLDRETQLHGLATSCGFVSEVGLAGLTLGGGFGYLTRRFGWTVDDLLAVEIVTADGEVRRASREEHPDLFWAVRGAGHNFGVVTSFTFRLHEVGPTVYGGLIAWPFERAAEILAAYRELTATAPRELTAFLLMRRAPPAPFVPEAWHGRRICAMAVCYSGDLAAVDEALAPIRALPDPIVDVLREQSYTEIQSYLDATQPKGNHYYWKTEFAAELEDDLLATMRELAADNPIPGGQLLFAHVGGALNERDADDGSVGNRDARFVYGAAGMWEPDDPDGERYREWVRDAWKGFHPFSTGNYINFQTADESRGRIEETYGRNYDRLLEAKGRYDPANVFRVNRNLQPT
- a CDS encoding zf-TFIIB domain-containing protein, whose product is MDDCPRCGSALERLELGEVETIACGRCGFADVPVDHESDRPRLESWRDALERFYER
- a CDS encoding Nramp family divalent metal transporter — its product is MTELTDEELEYPAESWTGFFRNHFGPSMLWALISIGGSHIILAPTLGGFFGIFAVWIFLLIYVAKYGGWELGIRYTYGVGGNPVEAYGDLPGPKNWAMWISVFIFTVLYTGITAAVGFGTAALAAALTPLEPLSAYVILLAIAVVLVLFSRYGLLENILKVFTAILGGLIVLGVLFGPPSTDVIAETATGLPEGTSLALFVGLFAAAAGFAPTGHSTSILIGSWSMAKDEGAQALRKKGVDPDNERYHDYIAAWIKTGRRDFNIGYAFSLVIMLSMVVLAANVLYPNPPTDENLAFVLGEILSDSFGPWSFWAMLLCAFAALYSTVITLLDGASRATADILPLALENDDLDGERIRRFVVVGIGIGSLIPIAVIGTLPVTLILWISVILVIFEVFFYPANWYVVERRLPEAFRPSTTWKLYYVVTIVLVVIFAIMGAAEELGILGA
- a CDS encoding LUD domain-containing protein; translation: MGSQTRQRLTEALESLAVTTSSATAADLPDHVARVIDEPAVGAPLPFAPGALEATAVDTDPTPDSLASARTGVTPARFAIAEYGTLAIPSTSAGEEPVSLYPPKHVAVVAESDVYDDLGGAFDRLAGEFADGTDSVVFATGVSATADMGELVEGVHGPREVHVVVVTDR
- a CDS encoding METTL5 family protein; protein product: MPSRRTIARRLESVRDFSDPSVSLEQYLTPPEIAAHVCHLAAIQGDLERVVDLGTGTGMLAIGAALAGSTSVVGVDVDADALALARENERAVLERPEIGWLRGDATRLPLCPADGITVLSNPPFGAQRGNEGADRAFLETAARVATVSYTIHNEGSQAFLESFAADHGGEVTHAFRAAFPIERRFEFHTDDSRTLAAEVFRIEWSGDRPT